In Streptomyces sp. NBC_00414, a single window of DNA contains:
- a CDS encoding GAF domain-containing protein yields MTDPWVALNPGADPVERVRVLRRAHETFTEAGTVPRPVRSVVADSWRRSARAGVGPDGSAYVELTDGDLGSYRAEHPLAPVMPLFRELMGTFASDGEHLLAVCDAQGRLLWVEGHPATRQKADGMNFVPGARWAESAMGTNAPGTAVALDRPVQVFAAEHFIRRVQPWTCAAAPVHDPRTGRLLGAVDITGGDGLAHPHSLGFVQAVARAAESQLALLTPVPAATDALQLTALGRDEALLVAGGRKLRLSRRHSELLVLLSRHPDGLTGDELLCSLYEDESVTPVTLRAELARLRRLLGTGVLGSRPYRLAVPVESDVGVVERRLGAGAITAAVAAYAGPLLPGSQAPAVVRLRRRLAAGLRAALVAGGDPDLLACWAQASWGEDDLDVWRALAAVRPTAQIRARLAELEAELSVLPRRARN; encoded by the coding sequence TTGACCGATCCATGGGTGGCCCTGAATCCGGGCGCCGATCCTGTCGAGCGGGTTCGTGTGCTGCGCCGCGCCCATGAGACGTTCACCGAGGCGGGGACGGTGCCGCGGCCGGTGCGGTCCGTGGTCGCCGACTCGTGGCGGCGTTCGGCTCGGGCCGGGGTCGGGCCGGACGGCTCCGCGTATGTCGAACTCACCGACGGGGACCTCGGGTCGTATCGGGCGGAGCACCCGCTGGCTCCGGTCATGCCACTGTTCCGTGAACTCATGGGCACGTTCGCGTCGGACGGCGAGCACCTCCTAGCGGTCTGCGACGCGCAGGGCAGGCTCCTGTGGGTGGAGGGCCATCCCGCCACACGGCAGAAGGCGGACGGCATGAACTTCGTGCCGGGCGCGCGGTGGGCGGAGTCCGCCATGGGCACGAACGCCCCGGGGACGGCGGTCGCGCTCGACCGGCCGGTGCAGGTGTTCGCGGCGGAGCACTTCATCCGGCGCGTCCAGCCATGGACGTGCGCGGCGGCTCCGGTGCACGATCCCCGCACGGGTCGGCTGCTCGGAGCCGTCGACATCACCGGCGGGGACGGGCTCGCGCATCCGCACAGCCTGGGGTTCGTGCAGGCCGTGGCACGCGCGGCCGAGTCCCAGCTGGCACTGCTCACCCCGGTGCCGGCCGCCACCGACGCGCTCCAGCTGACCGCTCTGGGCCGGGACGAGGCCCTGCTCGTGGCGGGCGGCCGCAAACTGCGCCTGAGCCGCAGACACAGTGAGCTCCTGGTATTGCTGTCCCGGCACCCGGACGGCCTGACGGGCGACGAGTTGCTGTGCTCGCTGTACGAGGACGAGTCGGTGACGCCGGTGACGTTGCGCGCCGAACTGGCCCGCCTGCGCCGCCTGCTCGGGACCGGCGTCCTCGGTTCGCGGCCCTACCGGCTCGCGGTTCCGGTCGAGTCCGATGTCGGAGTAGTCGAACGCAGACTCGGCGCCGGTGCGATCACGGCGGCGGTGGCGGCGTACGCCGGTCCGTTGCTGCCCGGTTCCCAGGCCCCGGCGGTGGTGCGGCTGCGCCGACGGCTGGCGGCCGGGCTGCGCGCGGCCCTGGTCGCCGGTGGTGACCCCGATCTGCTGGCGTGCTGGGCCCAGGCGTCGTGGGGTGAGGACGACCTCGATGTGTGGAGGGCGCTGGCCGCCGTCCGGCCGACGGCTCAGATACGGGCGCGAC
- a CDS encoding N-acetylmuramoyl-L-alanine amidase: MDRVKYLPASLPSRRRLLQSAALATLSTALLPTPRAGAVPQGIDYPQSEWSPASASNYTVANRPTSHPVDFVVIHVTQATYSDTLAIFQNPKKQVSAHYVVRSADGHIAQMVRERDIAWHAGNWDYNTRSIGIEHEGWVDKPAYFTNALYEESAKLTASICAKYAIPKDRSHILAHYEVPGSDHTDPGPNWDWTRYIRLVNFA, encoded by the coding sequence GTGGACCGAGTCAAGTACCTGCCCGCCTCACTGCCCAGCCGACGGCGCCTGCTGCAGAGTGCGGCCCTCGCCACCCTCTCCACCGCGCTGCTCCCCACCCCTCGGGCGGGCGCGGTACCGCAGGGCATCGACTACCCGCAGTCCGAGTGGTCCCCGGCGAGCGCGTCCAACTACACGGTGGCCAACCGCCCGACGAGCCACCCCGTCGACTTCGTCGTCATCCACGTGACGCAGGCGACGTACTCGGACACGCTCGCCATCTTCCAGAACCCGAAGAAGCAGGTGTCCGCGCACTATGTCGTCCGGTCTGCCGACGGCCACATCGCACAGATGGTGCGCGAGCGCGATATCGCCTGGCACGCGGGCAACTGGGACTACAACACCCGCAGCATCGGAATCGAGCACGAGGGCTGGGTGGACAAGCCGGCGTACTTCACCAACGCCCTGTACGAGGAGTCGGCGAAACTCACCGCGTCGATCTGCGCCAAGTACGCGATCCCCAAGGACCGCTCACACATCCTCGCGCACTACGAAGTACCGGGCAGCGACCACACGGACCCGGGGCCGAACTGGGACTGGACGCGTTACATCAGACTCGTCAATTTCGCCTGA
- a CDS encoding acetamidase/formamidase family protein: protein MSDPRILTVRPEPGEYAWTFGGAPPVAHIAPGTVLDLYTEDCFAGRVRSEKDLVSEVCEFPFLNPQTGPFHVEGAEPGDTVAVHFVSIEPARDWAASTTVPLFGALTSTHTTATLQPPLPETVWIWQLDRARRTALFSARDSDIRIELPMDPMHGTVGVAPANLEVRSALVPDAHGGNMDTPEMRTGVTCYLGVNVEGALLSLGDGHARQGEGETCGVAVECAMNTVVIVELLKGISTPWPRIESDTHVISTGSARPLEDAFRISQLDLVRWLARDYGFSELDAYQFATQTVESPLANVCDTNYTCVAKIRKEWLPDRETHRGLHARMRETAAALGR, encoded by the coding sequence ATGAGCGACCCGCGGATCTTGACCGTACGACCCGAACCGGGCGAGTACGCCTGGACGTTCGGCGGTGCGCCACCTGTGGCGCACATCGCGCCGGGCACGGTCCTCGACCTCTATACGGAGGACTGTTTCGCCGGGCGCGTGCGCTCGGAGAAGGACCTCGTGTCGGAGGTGTGCGAGTTCCCCTTCCTCAATCCGCAGACAGGGCCGTTCCATGTCGAGGGCGCGGAACCGGGTGACACGGTCGCGGTGCACTTCGTGTCGATCGAACCGGCACGGGACTGGGCGGCATCGACTACGGTCCCGCTGTTCGGGGCGCTGACGTCCACGCACACCACGGCCACGCTGCAGCCGCCGCTGCCGGAGACCGTGTGGATCTGGCAGCTCGACCGGGCGCGCCGCACCGCGCTGTTCAGCGCACGGGACAGCGACATCCGGATCGAGCTGCCCATGGACCCGATGCACGGCACGGTGGGTGTGGCGCCGGCCAACCTGGAGGTGCGCTCGGCCCTGGTGCCGGACGCTCACGGCGGGAACATGGACACGCCCGAGATGCGGACCGGCGTCACGTGCTATCTCGGGGTGAACGTCGAGGGCGCGCTGCTGAGCCTCGGCGACGGTCACGCACGGCAGGGCGAGGGCGAGACCTGCGGAGTCGCCGTCGAGTGCGCGATGAACACGGTGGTGATCGTCGAGCTGCTCAAGGGGATCTCGACGCCCTGGCCCCGCATCGAGTCCGACACGCACGTCATCTCGACCGGCTCGGCGCGCCCCTTGGAGGACGCGTTCCGAATATCGCAGCTCGACCTGGTCCGGTGGCTGGCACGCGACTACGGGTTCAGCGAGTTGGACGCCTACCAGTTCGCCACCCAGACCGTCGAGTCGCCGCTGGCCAATGTCTGCGACACCAACTACACCTGCGTGGCCAAGATCCGCAAGGAGTGGCTGCCCGATCGGGAGACGCATCGGGGGCTGCATGCCCGGATGCGCGAAACGGCAGCGGCGCTGGGTCGTTGA
- a CDS encoding ROK family transcriptional regulator: MTAPLHEAHPSSPGRRLPDTQQGMRRRNLSRVLHTVNADGPLSRAAVASRIGLTRAAVSTLVDELIRSGLLDELGPERPGRVGRPGSALALSGRGPAGIGAEIGVDHLAVCAVDLRGKVRARVVRHGTNRGRAPEPVLSELTALVRRIVAEADQEGLWPAGLAVAVPGLVARDARTVVRAPNLGWLDTDLGPLLPDGLPLTVDNEANFGGLAELWLNEEAPRDFLHVSAEIGIGGAVVVDGRLLRGTRGFAGELGHVPVRPEGPACACGGRGCLEQYAGEEAVLRAAGLEPSEDRVGLLAEHAAEGDKNVRRALRDAGTALGIALTGAVNLLDPEAVVLGGALSGLAPWLLPSLERELARRTAGPACAVSVSRLGPEGPLLGAAHSVVRAVLDDPAAVGGGA, encoded by the coding sequence ATGACAGCACCGCTCCACGAGGCCCACCCCAGCAGTCCCGGCCGACGCCTGCCCGATACGCAACAGGGCATGCGCCGCCGCAACCTGTCGCGGGTGTTGCACACCGTGAACGCCGACGGGCCGCTGTCCCGTGCCGCTGTCGCCTCACGCATCGGGCTGACCCGAGCGGCCGTCTCGACCCTCGTGGACGAACTGATCCGCTCCGGACTTCTCGACGAGCTGGGACCCGAGCGGCCGGGGCGGGTGGGGCGGCCCGGTTCGGCGCTGGCCCTGAGCGGGCGCGGCCCGGCGGGGATCGGTGCGGAGATCGGCGTCGACCACCTCGCCGTGTGCGCGGTCGATCTGCGCGGCAAGGTACGCGCGCGGGTCGTGCGGCACGGCACCAACCGCGGCCGTGCGCCCGAGCCCGTACTGAGCGAACTGACCGCGTTGGTACGCCGGATCGTCGCCGAGGCTGACCAGGAGGGGCTGTGGCCGGCGGGTCTCGCCGTCGCCGTGCCCGGCCTGGTGGCGCGTGACGCCCGGACCGTGGTGCGTGCCCCCAACCTCGGCTGGCTCGACACGGATCTCGGTCCGCTGCTGCCGGACGGGCTGCCGCTGACCGTCGACAACGAGGCCAACTTCGGCGGCCTGGCCGAACTCTGGCTCAACGAGGAGGCGCCGCGCGACTTCCTGCACGTCTCCGCGGAGATCGGCATCGGCGGGGCCGTGGTCGTGGACGGGCGGCTGCTGCGCGGGACGCGTGGCTTCGCTGGCGAGTTGGGACATGTGCCGGTGCGGCCCGAGGGGCCCGCGTGCGCCTGCGGCGGGCGCGGCTGTCTTGAGCAGTACGCGGGCGAGGAGGCCGTGCTGCGCGCGGCCGGCCTGGAACCGAGTGAGGACCGGGTCGGGCTGCTGGCCGAGCACGCCGCCGAAGGCGACAAGAACGTACGGCGGGCCTTGCGCGACGCCGGTACCGCGCTGGGCATCGCGCTGACGGGCGCCGTCAATCTGCTGGACCCGGAGGCCGTCGTGCTCGGCGGTGCGCTGTCCGGGCTGGCACCCTGGCTGCTGCCTTCGCTGGAGCGGGAACTGGCCCGCAGGACGGCGGGTCCCGCCTGCGCGGTGTCGGTGTCCCGACTCGGCCCAGAAGGCCCGCTGCTGGGCGCCGCGCATTCCGTCGTGCGGGCCGTGCTCGATGATCCGGCGGCGGTGGGTGGCGGGGCGTAG
- the xylB gene encoding xylulokinase, whose amino-acid sequence MSAAEGPLVVGVDTSTQSTKALVVDVATGEVVASGQAPHTVSSGAGRESDPLQWWDALRKALHQCGDAAREAAAVSVAGQQHGLVTLDAQGAPVRPALLWNDVRSAPQARRLVEELGGPKAWAERTGSVPGPSITVTKWAWLAEHEPESVRATASVRLPHDYLTELLTGLGTTDRGDASGTGWWASGTEAYDEEVLGHVGLDPALLPRVVRPGEVVGTVRDSDDLPFAKGTLVAPGTGDNAAAALGLGLRPGTAVLSLGTSGTVYAVSARRPTDPTGTVAGFADARGDWLPLACTLNCTQAVDRVAALLGIDREAVEPGTNVTLLPYLDGERTPALPHASGLLHGLRHDTTAGQLLQAAYDGAVHSLLGALDLVLDEDADRSAPLLLIGGGARGTAWQQTVRRLSGRAVQVPEAKELVALGAAAQAAGVLTGEDPAAVARRWNTARGPVLEAGERDEAALARIAGVISDAAPLLEREADQR is encoded by the coding sequence ATGTCAGCAGCCGAGGGTCCGCTCGTCGTCGGCGTGGACACGTCCACCCAATCCACCAAGGCCCTCGTCGTCGACGTGGCCACCGGCGAAGTGGTGGCGAGCGGACAGGCGCCGCACACCGTGTCCTCCGGAGCGGGCCGCGAGAGCGATCCGCTCCAGTGGTGGGACGCGCTGCGCAAGGCGCTGCACCAGTGCGGCGACGCGGCACGCGAGGCCGCGGCGGTCTCTGTCGCCGGACAGCAGCACGGGCTCGTCACGCTCGACGCCCAGGGCGCTCCGGTGCGCCCCGCCCTCCTGTGGAACGACGTGCGGTCGGCACCGCAGGCCCGCCGCCTCGTGGAGGAGCTGGGCGGGCCGAAGGCGTGGGCCGAGCGCACCGGCAGCGTGCCGGGTCCGTCCATCACAGTCACCAAATGGGCGTGGCTCGCCGAGCACGAGCCCGAGTCCGTCCGCGCCACCGCGTCCGTGCGCCTGCCCCACGACTACCTCACCGAGCTCCTCACCGGGCTGGGCACGACCGACCGGGGCGACGCCTCCGGTACGGGCTGGTGGGCGTCCGGGACTGAGGCGTACGACGAGGAGGTACTCGGCCACGTGGGGCTCGACCCCGCCCTGCTCCCCCGGGTCGTCCGGCCCGGCGAGGTGGTCGGAACCGTTCGCGACTCCGACGACCTGCCCTTCGCCAAGGGCACACTGGTCGCTCCCGGCACCGGTGACAACGCAGCCGCCGCGCTGGGCCTGGGGCTGCGCCCCGGCACCGCGGTGCTCAGCCTCGGCACGTCGGGCACCGTGTACGCGGTGTCGGCGCGGCGGCCCACCGACCCCACCGGCACCGTGGCGGGTTTCGCCGACGCGCGCGGCGACTGGCTGCCGCTGGCCTGCACCCTCAACTGCACCCAAGCCGTGGACCGCGTCGCCGCCCTCCTCGGCATCGACCGCGAGGCCGTCGAACCCGGTACGAACGTGACGCTGCTCCCCTACCTGGACGGCGAGCGCACCCCTGCCCTGCCGCACGCCTCGGGCCTGCTGCACGGGCTGCGGCACGACACGACAGCGGGACAGCTGCTCCAGGCCGCGTACGACGGGGCGGTCCACTCGCTCCTCGGCGCCCTCGACCTGGTGCTCGACGAGGACGCGGACCGTTCGGCGCCGCTCCTGCTCATCGGCGGAGGCGCCCGGGGAACGGCCTGGCAGCAGACCGTACGACGACTGTCCGGACGTGCCGTCCAGGTGCCGGAGGCCAAGGAGCTGGTCGCGCTCGGCGCCGCCGCGCAGGCCGCGGGAGTGCTCACCGGCGAGGACCCGGCGGCGGTGGCCCGGCGCTGGAACACGGCACGCGGGCCGGTCCTGGAGGCCGGGGAACGGGACGAGGCGGCGCTCGCGCGGATCGCCGGGGTAATCTCCGACGCGGCCCCGTTGCTGGAGCGGGAGGCCGATCAGCGCTGA
- the xylA gene encoding xylose isomerase, translated as MNYQPTPEDRFTFGLWTVGWQGRDPFGDATRAALDPVESVQRLSELGAHGVTFHDDDLIPFGSSETERESHIKRFRQALDTTGMTVPMATTNLFTHPVFKDGAFTANDRDVRRYALRKTIRNIDLAVELGAQIYVAWGGREGAESGAAKDVRVALDRMKEAFDLLGEYVTTQGYDLRFAIEPKPNEPRGDILLPTVGHALAFIERLERPELYGVNPEVGHEQMAGLNFTHGIAQALWAGKLFHIDLNGQSGIKYDQDLRFGAGDLRSAFWLVDLLETAGYAGPRHFDFKPPRTEDYDGVWESAAGCMRNYLILQERTAAFRADPEVQEALRASRLDELAQPTASDGLQALLADRASFEDFDAETAAARGMAFERLDQLAMDHLLGARG; from the coding sequence ATGAACTACCAGCCCACCCCCGAGGACAGGTTCACCTTCGGCCTGTGGACCGTCGGCTGGCAGGGAAGGGACCCGTTCGGCGACGCCACCCGGGCCGCCCTGGACCCGGTCGAGTCGGTGCAGCGCCTGTCGGAACTCGGCGCTCACGGAGTGACCTTCCACGACGACGACCTGATCCCCTTCGGGTCCTCGGAGACCGAGCGCGAGTCTCACATCAAGCGCTTCCGGCAGGCCCTCGACACGACCGGCATGACCGTGCCGATGGCCACCACGAACCTGTTCACGCACCCCGTCTTCAAGGACGGTGCCTTCACCGCCAATGACCGGGACGTGCGTCGCTACGCGCTGCGCAAGACGATCCGCAACATCGACCTGGCGGTCGAGCTGGGCGCGCAGATCTACGTGGCCTGGGGCGGCCGTGAGGGCGCCGAGTCCGGCGCCGCGAAGGACGTACGCGTCGCGCTGGACCGCATGAAGGAGGCCTTCGACCTCCTCGGTGAGTACGTGACCACCCAGGGCTACGACCTGCGCTTCGCGATCGAGCCCAAGCCGAACGAGCCCCGCGGCGACATCCTCCTCCCGACCGTCGGTCACGCACTGGCCTTCATCGAGCGCCTGGAGCGGCCGGAGCTGTACGGCGTCAACCCCGAGGTCGGCCACGAGCAGATGGCCGGGCTGAACTTCACGCACGGCATCGCCCAGGCCCTGTGGGCGGGCAAGCTCTTCCACATCGACCTCAACGGTCAGTCCGGCATCAAGTACGACCAGGACCTGCGCTTCGGAGCGGGCGATCTGCGCTCCGCCTTCTGGCTGGTGGACCTCTTGGAGACGGCCGGTTACGCGGGCCCGAGGCACTTCGACTTCAAGCCGCCGCGGACCGAGGACTACGACGGCGTGTGGGAGTCGGCCGCGGGCTGCATGCGCAACTACCTGATCCTCCAGGAGCGGACCGCCGCCTTCCGGGCCGACCCCGAGGTCCAGGAGGCCCTGCGGGCCTCGCGCCTGGACGAACTGGCGCAGCCCACCGCGTCGGACGGCCTCCAGGCGCTGCTCGCGGACCGCGCCTCCTTCGAGGACTTCGACGCCGAGACGGCCGCCGCGCGCGGGATGGCGTTCGAGCGCCTCGACCAGCTGGCCATGGACCACCTGCTGGGCGCTCGCGGCTGA
- a CDS encoding esterase-like activity of phytase family protein, which translates to MSPYAAGRRRVHRSVATGVPLAVLAALVVAGPAAGAPSGDARVTGSATLGDVPLGTFSNGLLAGTVADDRGVDLGGIGSDIYPAGRKGEFWTVTDRGPNGQVKVDGEKRRTFPVPGFDPAIVKIRVSGDSVKVLDAIPITTTSGRPVTGLSNQKARDEAPYSYDAKTPLSYNPNGLDTEGIVRSEDGSFWLVDEYGPSLVHVSARGKVLTRYVPKGLNLTGAGYPVVEALPAVLLHRKVNRGFEGLAQLPGGDLVLAVQSPLSLPDTDAGEASLTARLLRFSPKKRAVTAEYAYRFDAVGVVDPGEDDPSELKISSVVAVGRDRLLVEERTDKAARLQVVKLSRGADILGNQWDDSTTSPSLEQLEDPAASGVPVLRKRLVVDLGKVKGVPGKIEGVARVDHDTLALINDNDFGMTDGTGAFDAQGRLVDSGIETTVTYVRLPHGI; encoded by the coding sequence ATGTCCCCGTACGCCGCAGGCCGGCGCCGTGTCCACCGTTCCGTCGCCACCGGCGTGCCGCTCGCCGTGCTGGCCGCCCTGGTGGTGGCGGGTCCCGCGGCCGGCGCGCCCTCGGGGGACGCGCGGGTCACGGGCTCCGCGACGCTCGGCGACGTCCCTCTCGGCACGTTCAGCAACGGGCTGCTGGCGGGCACCGTGGCCGACGACCGGGGTGTGGACCTCGGCGGCATCGGGAGCGACATCTACCCGGCGGGCCGCAAGGGAGAGTTCTGGACCGTCACCGACCGCGGCCCCAACGGCCAGGTCAAGGTGGACGGCGAGAAGCGGCGTACGTTTCCCGTGCCCGGTTTCGACCCGGCGATCGTGAAGATCCGGGTGTCCGGTGACTCGGTGAAGGTGCTGGACGCGATTCCGATCACCACCACTTCGGGCAGGCCCGTGACCGGGCTGTCCAACCAGAAGGCACGCGACGAGGCGCCCTACTCCTACGACGCGAAGACGCCGCTCTCGTACAACCCGAACGGTCTGGACACCGAGGGGATCGTGCGCTCCGAGGACGGCAGTTTCTGGCTCGTCGACGAATACGGGCCTTCCTTGGTACACGTCTCGGCGCGCGGGAAGGTACTCACCCGGTACGTCCCGAAGGGGCTGAATCTGACCGGCGCGGGTTACCCGGTGGTCGAGGCGCTGCCCGCGGTTCTGCTGCACCGGAAGGTCAACCGCGGTTTCGAAGGGCTCGCCCAGCTCCCGGGCGGGGATCTGGTGCTGGCCGTCCAGAGCCCGCTGTCCCTGCCGGACACGGATGCCGGTGAGGCGTCGCTGACCGCACGTCTGCTGCGCTTCTCACCGAAGAAGCGGGCCGTCACCGCCGAGTACGCGTACCGGTTCGACGCGGTGGGTGTGGTCGATCCGGGCGAGGACGACCCGTCCGAGCTGAAGATCTCGTCCGTGGTGGCCGTGGGCCGCGACCGGCTGCTGGTGGAGGAGCGCACCGACAAGGCCGCCCGGTTGCAGGTGGTGAAGCTGAGTCGCGGCGCGGACATCCTCGGCAACCAGTGGGACGACAGCACGACGTCGCCGTCCCTTGAGCAGTTGGAGGATCCCGCGGCGTCCGGCGTCCCCGTGCTGCGCAAGCGTCTTGTCGTCGACCTCGGCAAGGTGAAGGGGGTGCCTGGGAAGATCGAGGGCGTCGCGCGCGTGGACCATGACACGCTCGCGCTCATCAACGACAACGACTTCGGGATGACGGACGGGACAGGCGCGTTCGACGCCCAGGGCCGCCTGGTGGACAGTGGAATAGAGACGACCGTGACGTACGTACGCCTGCCGCACGGGATCTGA
- a CDS encoding SWIM zinc finger family protein: MSDPYENTPERTFAALPPAHGRGFAQSWWGQAWLKALEDATLDSQQLKTGRRLARAGAVGAVSVRPGRVTAVVKDRDRTAHRADVLLQELSEEQWDRFLGMAVERAGHIAALLDREMPPHLVEDAATAGVELLPGLGDLEAECDCDAWDHCGHTAALCYQVARLLDQDPFALLLLRGRGERELLDELQLRSVPRTETAEVRQETYEGVDAAEAYAAGEILPPLPEPPAVPAEPGLPPSLDTETEPAPGVDPAALEFLAAQAACEAHRLLVDALRTGHEQRAAEVGLTPAQDAVRLASGGPEVRVAARLAEGSGRDREALALAARSWEYGGAAGLDIHEADVVVEAETLARARAALESAWEEGERPVLRASRNHWTVVGGQTQLRLGPDGRWWPYRKERGRWAPVGPASQDPATALALADGRE; this comes from the coding sequence ATGAGCGATCCGTACGAGAACACTCCGGAGCGCACCTTCGCCGCCCTGCCGCCCGCGCACGGCCGGGGCTTCGCCCAGAGCTGGTGGGGGCAGGCCTGGCTCAAGGCGCTGGAGGACGCCACGCTGGACTCGCAGCAGCTGAAGACGGGCCGCAGGCTCGCCCGCGCGGGAGCCGTGGGGGCCGTCTCGGTGCGCCCTGGGCGCGTCACCGCGGTGGTCAAGGACCGCGACCGCACGGCGCATCGCGCGGACGTCCTGCTCCAGGAGCTGTCCGAGGAGCAGTGGGACCGGTTCCTGGGCATGGCGGTCGAGCGGGCGGGGCACATCGCGGCACTGCTCGACCGCGAGATGCCGCCGCATCTGGTCGAGGACGCGGCGACCGCCGGCGTCGAACTCCTGCCTGGCCTGGGCGATCTGGAGGCGGAGTGCGACTGCGACGCGTGGGACCACTGCGGTCACACCGCCGCGCTCTGCTACCAGGTGGCGCGACTGCTGGACCAGGATCCGTTCGCGCTGCTTCTCCTGCGCGGGCGTGGGGAACGGGAACTCCTCGACGAGTTGCAGCTGCGCAGCGTCCCCCGGACCGAGACCGCCGAGGTGCGGCAGGAGACGTACGAGGGCGTGGACGCCGCCGAGGCGTACGCGGCGGGGGAGATCCTGCCGCCACTGCCCGAACCGCCCGCCGTGCCCGCGGAACCTGGCCTTCCGCCGTCACTGGACACGGAGACCGAACCCGCGCCCGGGGTCGATCCGGCCGCGCTGGAGTTCCTGGCGGCGCAGGCCGCCTGTGAGGCTCACCGGCTGCTCGTCGACGCGCTCAGGACGGGCCACGAACAGCGCGCCGCGGAGGTAGGCCTGACGCCTGCGCAGGATGCCGTGCGGCTGGCCTCGGGCGGGCCCGAGGTCCGGGTGGCGGCTCGACTCGCCGAAGGGTCGGGGCGCGACCGCGAAGCTCTGGCGCTCGCGGCCCGTTCCTGGGAGTACGGGGGTGCGGCCGGACTCGACATACACGAGGCGGACGTGGTGGTGGAGGCGGAAACGCTCGCACGCGCGCGTGCCGCCCTGGAGTCCGCCTGGGAGGAGGGCGAGCGGCCCGTCCTGCGGGCGTCCCGCAACCACTGGACCGTTGTCGGCGGACAGACCCAGCTCCGGTTGGGTCCGGACGGCCGCTGGTGGCCGTACCGCAAGGAACGGGGCCGCTGGGCTCCCGTCGGACCGGCTTCCCAGGACCCGGCGACGGCACTGGCCCTGGCCGACGGGCGAGAGTGA